One genomic segment of Gossypium arboreum isolate Shixiya-1 chromosome 3, ASM2569848v2, whole genome shotgun sequence includes these proteins:
- the LOC108476271 gene encoding uncharacterized protein LOC108476271, protein MSTGRPKDGDTQLAVVEPKSGLPPRPPSTTSTAIVEYEKPAFKEEEEDLEVKLRRIIENVPVRVSNTSGSSAGSGSGDFHQYRQMRRKEQDRLARMDVDYQKRKEIAEFNMRREERLKAAEERTAKKRLKRQKKKQRKKEKKMKLSAEGGENKKEESSDDEADSEHDEATVE, encoded by the exons ATGTCGACGGGAAGGCCAAAGGACGGCGACACTCAGTTGGCGGTAGTGGAGCCGAAATCGGGGCTTCCACCGCGACCTCCGTCGACTACATCGACGGCGATTGTGGAGTACGAGAAGCCAGCATTCAAGGAGGAGGAAGAGGATTTAGAGGTGAAGCTCCGCCGCATTATAGAGAATGTACCCGTTCGTGTTAGCAATACATCCGGAAGTTCTGCCGGTTCCGGCTCCGGTGATTTCcaccag TATCGACAAATGAGACGCAAAGAGCAAGACAGGCTTGCGAGAATGGATGTTGACTACCAGAAAAGGAAGGAAATAGCCGAGTTTAACATGAGAAGGGAAGAAAGATTAAAAGCTGCTGAGGAACGGACGGCTAAGAAACGCCTAAAACGCCAAAAGAAGAAgcaaaggaaaaaggaaaagaagatgAAATTAAGTGCTGAGGGAGGAGAGAACAAGAAGGAAGAGTCTTCAGATGATGAAGCTGACTCTGAACATGACGAAGCAACAGTAGAATGA